One Besnoitia besnoiti strain Bb-Ger1 chromosome VIII, whole genome shotgun sequence DNA segment encodes these proteins:
- a CDS encoding hypothetical protein (encoded by transcript BESB_084110) — protein MHSLFKSALDAARSVSTQLDKTFEDAIRDMGERPSASAASDFAGSSGRAELGARASRTAKKPRDCESFAGSRSLAGGARREALGRLSSGEPYRESSNASRTLSRHRDTPLGRSASSSSSSSSAFFSSSSSSSPSSPKQASSSSGTMRASFGGGGFGLPRGSPGGEVASPEDLRARARELGGQALEGVARFWSRMREDATAAAQAAAQLGAGAGVSAEEEDQERRREAVRQQRRRERLLKQQQDQQQQGQETQFHQPADARNKARAEDQGLANSQTKEHALRRDAAMLQYPWGPPGFEFRHPKAAPAWQEERTSEPREQTAEEITSSSPSPPPPPPPPPPPPPPLRGAPRVQPPHADLEGERLQRTSRRNSGASGATGGPPSGLLRRDSIGEAGAAAAVGEFASPIAAEDAPEACGVQPPHTPVPSPPTRLAFQADAGGRRPEDGLAAFSPPPPPFPAASPLPSLPFGGVRLPSTSKLSPSAQALLEIDAFASQSPPASRELQDPFALVSAMEAHGAGPWGDDSPPSPSASESSLASSLNFTPTQILADGAAGESPRPDARRILAKHVGPASRAAEATFVAKKAAEVARARAEEASRAAREAQEADVAATSAAGTTAADMEMASTAARGGSPAVAALAAGAASAAAALAAAQEVGAVVGTQAAQRAAAAAETAAQLAVREAGNALIEASAMKAVVDLDANQAHEAEHVARVNERYLEQLERSFQGDGGGMPTKGGCAGLVESRIHRAQTGSSDNFLQTIRAEVVQSRARAAALRHEAEEGRRTSGELWDLVEVAAEAAKAAEDAAAEARKEADAARKAENGAGRAAFYAAKMAYEATDVGVLVSPIIMIRPRAPPPAPPRQRSRSAGVASSLAASRAGAAAGRADLQRCRRNSDGYFSHAGAGGAPAAARPLNACGGGCDGVRPWHREGTQPSFCGLGRVSAGSRNLWSTEAARAPHPAAPATAPERPLPDGGGAAPFLVSSGIEQDSAESVLGGREERPGPADPVAAGGEPAEENPHRGDASQGGADASRPASQECRHGEEGMRVWSEKPEGGASAARREGEQIDAGVLNLADGAQGLGSTFLDGEGESGPVAQAHNGAAGDAEGRQLEEMVSEGTACNDDARPEGDEGGERTPLPAAGMVETASPFASADAADIRGSSTPAAAFPLLPDIASSAESPRRDEGEPAGPSPSSASPSPTASAPPESEEGGESSPRPGSPSEESTGADTAATAETAATVAWPLGWAPVSRGPAVSVRGPGGPLAGPSGAAASAGSTDGDSWEQRYRRLEARTQERERELEKALRLREEQLEQKATQLASLMNGHEETGERSSAERHFKQQVEELEQQTERLLQTVDTLNAALRQQKEHTDAVRAEKQELEQEAHRLSHRVGQLEQSTRKLRSELQTAREERDALVESNGALSKKTAQLQSLASRAKEVEAQFTDLRQGNDALTAQVTSLQSERQRLQQDVDALHSQLSEAQTRERDLVEKHAAALESSRSQGELLAMNTQLQAQLEERSSQLLERERRNEEKETELQREKAELATRVESLEAALASSTSPLLARVASAERQAAAAREEAAHVWQEARARMEAQIEEVEKKAEAEAATAKERLSLQAAELSLRTAERDNLQRELESLREQEGASAAAHEERMAALRAAEMELAVQLGDARALLQTRQSQIEALQAEVAVLREVAWGRQAEVEGAMRSQGARRTRSGMEGEESGEGASDDVRPQRQPQGAPDAPVALPAPPPPLQGDDEKELGAEPGVAPPVAGPPRAASETPSGAVAAWSPSAASRRMLNTPVLAALQNAARGAQSQRQVAAIQAELRVVVAQRDAFEAQCVQLAAEKERLNARIEELQSERGGPGTEEEKLTAAAELIGELQDELEEQQEVVHMYRQQADTYAGTIAALQKQIDELRN, from the exons ATGCATTCCCTCTTCAAGTCTGCGCTGGACGCAGCGCGCTCTGTGTCGACGCAGCTCGACAAAACGTTCGAGGACGCTATTCGCGACATGGGCGAGCGGCCGTCTGCTTCTGCCGCGTCTGACTTTGCAGGCTCCTCTGGCCGTGCAGAGCTaggtgcgcgcgcgtctcgaaCTGCTAAAAAACCGCGCGACTGCGAGAGTTTCGCGGGGTCGCGTtcgctcgctggcggcgcgcgtcgagagGCCCTGGGACGCCTCTCGTCTGGAGAGCCGTATCGCGAATCTTCGAACGCATCTCGAACTCTCTCGCGGCACCGCGACACGCCCCTAGGCAGAAGCGCTTCCAGCTCATCCTCTTCATCCTCTGCATTCTTTTCATCTTCATCGTCTTCATCACCTTCATCACCGAAACaagcgtcgtcttcttcaggcACGATGCGTGCCTCtttcggcggaggcgggttCGGCCTGCCCAGAGGGTCGCCTGGCGGCGAAGTGGCGTCGCCTGAAGacctgcgggcgcgggcgcgcgaacTGGGGGGTCAGGCGCTAGAGGGCGTCGCCCGCTTTTGGAGCCGCatgcgcgaagacgcgactgcggccgctcaagcggcggcgcagctgggcgcgggcgccggtgtctccgccgaggaggaagaccaggagcgccggcgcgaggccgtccgccagcagcgccgacgcgagcggctgctgaagcagcagcaggaccAACAGCAACAAGGTCAGGAGACTCAATTCCACCAgccagcggacgcgcggaaCAAGGCTCGCGCGGAAGACCAGGGACTCGCAAACTCACAAACAAAGGAGCATGCGCTgcgacgcgacgcagcgatGCTTCAGTACCCCTGGGGGCCGCCCGGTTTCGAGTTCAGACACCCaaaggccgcgccggcgtggcAAGAAGAGCGCACATCCGAGCCACGCGAACAAACAGCGGAAGAAATcacttcctcgtcgccttcgccgccgccgcctccacctccgcctccgccaccgcctccgccgcttcgcggaGCTCCACGCGTGCAGCCGCCACATGCAGAtctcgagggcgagcgcctgcagcgcacgAGCCGCAGGAACTCTGGCGCGTCAGGCGCGACTGGCGGGCCTCCATcggggctgctgcgcagagacTCGATCGGggaggccggcgcagcagcggcggttGGCGAGTTCGCCTCGCCGatcgcggcggaagacgctcCGGAAGCCTGTGgcgtgcagccgccgcacacgcctgTGCCTTCCCCCCCCACGCGTCTTGCGTTTCAAGCAGACgcaggggggaggaggcccGAAGATGGGCTGGCTGCTTTttccccgcctccgcccccctttccagcggcgtcgccgctgccttcgcttccgTTCGGCGGCGTGAGGCTGCCGTCGACCTCCAAGCTCTCTCCCTCAGCTCAGGCGCTATTGGAGATcgacgccttcgcgagcCAGTCCccgccagcctcgcgcgaaCTACAGGATCCCTTCGCGCTTGTCAGCGCCATGGAGGCTCACGGCGCGGGTCCGTGGGGAGACGACTCGcccccctcgccgtcggcctcGGAGTCCTCTCTGGCGTCGTCACTGAACTTCACGCCCACCCAGAtcctcgccgacggcgcggcgggcgagtctccgcgccccgACGCGCGACGAATCCTGGCGAAGCACGTGGGCcctgcgagccgcgcggcggaggcgacgttTGTGGccaagaaggcggcggaagttgcgcgggcgcgggctgaggaggcgtcgcgcgcggcgcgagaggctcaGGAAGCGGATGTCGCGGCGACTTCGGCGGCGGGCACGACAGCGGCGGACATGGAGATGGCCTcgacagctgcgcgaggcggctcGCCAGCGGTCGCGGCACTCGCCGCAGGGGCTGcatccgccgcagcggcgctggcggccgcgcaggaggtCGGCGCGGTCGTAGggacgcaggccgcgcagagggcggcggcggccgcggagacggcggcgcagctggctGTGCGGGAGGCGGGCAACGCGCTGATTGAGGCTTCGGCGATGAAGGCCGTCGTGGATCTCGACGCGAACCAGGCGCACGAAGCGGAGCACGTCGCGCGAGTGAATGAGCGGTACCTGGAGCAGCTCGAGCGCTCCTTtcagggcgacggcggaggcatGCCGACCAagggcggctgcgcagggcTCGTGGAGAGTCGCATCCACCGCGCGCAGACCGGCAGTTCGGACAATTTTCTGCAGACGATCCGGGCGGAAGTCGtgcagagtcgcgcgcgcgcggccgcgctgcgccacgaggcggaggagggccgGCGCACCAGTGGCGAGCTGTGGGACTTGGTGgaggtcgcggcggaggcggcgaaggcggccgaagacgcggcggcggaggcgcggaaggaggcagacgccgccagaaaggcggagaacggcgcaggccgcgcggcgttcTACGCCGCCAAGATGGCCTACGAGGCGACAgacgtcggcgtcctcgtctcCCCCATCATCATGATCCGCCCGCgggccccgccgcctgcgccgccgcgacagaggagTCGCTCGGCCGGCGTGGCCTCCAGCttggccgcctcgcgcgcaggcgcagctgcggggcGAGCGGATCTCCAGCGGTGCCGCAGGAACAGCGACGGGTACTTCTCGCAcgcgggcgctggaggggcccccgcggcggcgcggcctctaAACGCGTGCGGGGGCGGTTGCGACGGCGTGCGACCCTGGCATCGAGAGGGCACCCAGCCGagcttctgcggcctcggtagggtctccgcaggcagccgcaACTTATGGAGCACCgaagccgctcgcgcgccgcacccagcggcgccagctACGGCGCCAGAGCGCCCACTGCCAGAtggaggaggagccgcgccCTTCTTGGTGTCCTCGGGCATCGAACAGGACTCAGCCGAGAGCGttctcggcggccgcgaagagcgcccAGGCCCCGCCGACCCGGTCGCTGCGGGCGGAGAGCCCGCAGAAGAAAACCCACATCGAGGGGACGCGTCCcaaggcggcgccgacgcctcgcggCCAGCCAGCCAAGAGTGCCGCCACGGAGAGGAGGGCATGCGCGTCTGGAGCGAGAAACCCGAAGGCGgagccagcgccgcgcgacgcgagggcgaaCAAATCGACGCAGGAGTCCTAAAtctcgccgacggcgcgcaaGGCTTGGGTTCGACTTTCCTGGatggcgaaggcgagagcggccCGGTCGCGCAGGCACacaacggcgccgcgggagacgcggaggggcggCAGTTAGAGGAGATGGTTTCCGAGGGCACTGCATGCAACGATGACGCGAGaccagagggcgacgagggcggggAGCGGACCCCCCTTCCTGCGGCTGGGATGGTGGAGACAGCATCTCCTTTCGCGTCCGCAGATGCTGCAGACATTCGAGGATCTTCcacgcctgctgcggctttTCCGCTCCTTCCAGATATCGCGAGCTCTGcagagtctccgcgccgcgacgagggcgaacCCGCAggcccctctccctcctccgcctcgccgtcgccgacagCCTCGGCTCCtccagagagcgaagaaggcggcgagagtTCTCCTCGGCCTGGCTCGCCCTCGGAGGAGTCGACTGGCGCGGAcaccgccgcgaccgcggagacagccgcgacCGTCGCGTGGCCGCTGGGGTGGGCGCCCGTCTCTAGGGGGCCTGCTGTCTCCGTACGCGGGCCTGGCGGGCCGCTCGCGGggccgagcggcgcggctgcctcggcggGCTCGACCGACGGAGACAGCTGGGAGCAGCGCTACCGCAGGCTGGAAGCGCGGAcgcaggagcgcgagcgcgagctggAGAAGGCCCTGCGGCTTCGAGAAGAGCAACTtgagcagaaggcgacgcaacTGGCTAGCCTGATGAATGGCCACGAGGAGACTGGAGAACGGTCATCCGCTGAACGCCACTTCAAGCAACAA GTCGAAGAGCTGGAACAGCAGACGgagcgtctgctgcagacggTGGACACGCTCAACgcagcgctgcggcagcagaaaGAGCACACCGACGCCGTGCGAGCTGAGAAGCAAGAACTCGAGCAAGAGGCGCACCGCCTCTCACACCGCGTCGGTCAGCTGGAGCAGTCCACTCGGAAGCTCCGAAGCGAGCTTCAG acggcgcgcgaagaaagagatgCGTTGGTGGAGAGCAACGGGGCACTTTCGAAAAAAACTGCGCAGCTCCAGTCTCTGGCGTCGAGGGCGAAAgaggtggaggcgcag TTCACAGATCTCCGCCAAGGGAACGACGCGCTGACCGCCCAGGTGACGTCGCTCCAATCTGAGCGCcagaggctgcagcaggaTGTGGACGCGCTCCACAGCCAGCTCAG cgaggcgcagacgcgcgagagggacTTGGTGGAGAAGCACGCGGCGGCACTGGAGAGCTCGCGAAGCCAgggcgagctgctggcgaTGAACACACAGCTGCAGGCCCAGCTCGAG GAACGCtcgtcgcagctgctggagcgcgagcggcgaaacgaggagaaggaaacagaGCTTCAGCGAGAAAAGGCAGAATTGGCGACCAGAGTCGAGAGCCTGGAG gcggcgctcgccagctcgacatctccgcttctcgcgcgcgtagcctctgcggagcgacaggccgctgcagcgcgcgaggaagctgcgCACGTCTGgcaggaagcgcgcgcgcgaatgGAGGCGCAGATCGAGGAGgtagagaagaaggcggaggcagaggcggcgactgcgAAAGAACGACTcagcctgcaggcggccgAACTGAGTCTGCGAACTGCGGAGCGTGACAACCTGCAACGCGAGCTCGAGAGCCTG agagagcaggAAGGCGCAAGCGCGGCGGCACACGAGGAGCGGATGGCGGCTCTCAGGGCCGCGGAGATGGAGCTGGCTGTGCAGCtgggcgacgcccgcgccctcctaCAGACGCGTCAGAGCCAG ATCGAGGCTCTACAAGCTGAAGTCGCGGTGCTGCGGGAGGTGGCCTGGGGTCGCCAGGCGGAGGTAGAAGGCGCGATGCGCAGCCAGggcgcgcgaaggacgcgaagcggcatggagggcgaggagagcggagaaggTGCGTCTGATGACGTGCGCCCTCAGCGGCAACCGCAG GGCGCACCCGACGCGCCGGTCGCcctccccgcgccgccgcctcccctgcAGGGTGATGACGAGAAGGAGCTCGGCGCAGAGCCTGGAGTCGCTCCGCCTGTCGCCGGTCCCCCGCGAGCCGCCTCAgagacgccgagcggcgcggtcgcggcttgGAGTCCGTCAgccgcgtctcggcgcaTGCTCAACACCCCGGtgctcgctgcgctgcaAAACGCTGCCCGAG GGGCTCAGTCGCAGCGCCAGGTCGCCGCCATCCAGGCAGAGCTCCGCGTAGTtgtcgcgcagcgcgacgcgttCGAAGCGCAGTGTGTGCAGCTCGCAGCTGAGAAAGAGAGGCTCAA cgcgcggatcGAGGAGCTCcagagcgagcgcggaggccctggcacggaggaagaaaa attgactgcggcggcggagttGATAGGCGAGCTGCAGGACGAACTCGAGGAGCAGCAAGAAGTCGTTCACATGTATAGACAGCAGGCTGATACTTATGCAGGGACGATCGCGGCGCTCCAGAAACAAATCGACGAGCTGAGAAACTGA